The Pandoraea apista genomic interval GCGGTGGCTGGGTGGGGTCATGGACGTGCGCAATAGCGTGAATCGATATGCGCATCTTAGAAGAATTCGTGTTGCAAGTGCTTGCGTATTCGCCGGCCGCGATGCGTGAAATTGATAGCAGAAGCAATATTTCCGTCATTCGCCGACAGAAAATTCGAAAATATGGCAAAGCGATCGAATTTTTGACGATTCGCGACGCCGCGCGATTCGCGTTTTCAGACGTGTCCGTGCAGCGATCGGACACGGCCTAGCGGGGGCTTTGCGTTCCCTGCGCCATTTCGTCGATCAGGCGGCGCAACGTTTCTTTGAGGAGGGCGGATTGATCTGCGCCGAAGCGAGCGAGCACGCCGGCTTCATGGCGGCGTGCGCTGGCGAGCAACGGCGCGACGCGCTCGCGTCCCGCGTCGGTGAGCGAGACCAGCGACTGGCGACGATCTGTTGCACTCTCGCCGCGAACGACATCGCCGGCCGCTTCCAGCCGGTCGACGACTTTGGTGAGCGTCGGCTGTTTGGCGAGCACGATGTCTGCCAGTTGATTGATGGTGCGCGCGCGTCCGTCGGAGAGCGTGGCGAGCACTCGCCACTCCGACACGCCGAGTCCCGCCGCCGCGACTTCGCGATGAAATTCATCGGAGACCAGCGTGCTCGCACGGGCGAGCAGATACGCCAGATAGTCATCGACGAACGGCGCTCCCGCGGCTGACATGGGGCGTTTTAACCGAGCGACTGCGGCTTGTGAAAGCCGCCTGCGTGGAAGATCAGCGGCATGCGCTCGGAAACGTTTGCATGAACCCCGCAACGCTCGACCTCACCCACGAAGATGACGTGATCGCCTTCGTCATAACGGCTGCGGTTATGACACTCGAACCAGGCCAGTGCACCCTCCAGCACCGGCGTGCCCGACGCCGACAAGGTGTACGGCACACCCGCAAACCGGTCGCCCTTCATGGTGGCGAAGCGCTTGCAGACGTCGAGCTGATCGGCGGCCAGCACGTTCACGGCATAGTGCGAGTTCTCGCGGAAGACGGGCATGCTGCCCGCTCGCGTGGCGAGACTCCAGAGAATGAGCGGCGGCGTGAGCGACACCGAGTTGAACGAACTGGCGGTGATACCGATCAGCGAGCCGTCGTCGGCGCGCGTGGTGATTACCGTCACCCCGGTCGCAAACTGACCGAGCGCATGACGAAAGGCAGCGCTGTCGAAATCTGGTACTGCGGCGCGTTTGGCGTTCACTGTCCCTGCACTCCCGTCGGGCTAATTTGATCGGGTTGATTTGTATGAATATTCATATACTATGGCACGAACAACAGATCGACAAGACGCATGACGGCCAGTAGCGTGCCAGGGGGCGAAGCAGCCCACGGCGGGCGAGAGGGTCAGACGCTCAGGAGACGATATGCTGATCGAACGAATCGAGCATAAGTGGATCGACGTATTTGCCGAGACCTTGCGGCGCTGCGACATACGACCCGGCGACGTGGTGGCGATTGTAGCCGAAACGCAATCCCGGCCTGTGAACGTGGAATTAGCACAGCTTGCGGCCGAATCGCTCGGCGCCAAGCCTTTCCGGCTGATCGTGCCAAGCCCGCGTGTCAGTGCGCCGGTGCCGGTGCGCTCGACGGGCGCCAGCGACGCGCTGGGGCAGTTGGCCCCGGTCGTGGCGGCGCTCAAGTCGGCAACGCTTGTCGTCGACTGCACCGTCGAGGGCTTGTTGCACGCGCCCGAACTGCCTGAGATTCTGGGGGGCGGTGCGCGCGTGCTGATGGTCTCCAACGAGCATCCCGAAATTCTGGAACGCTGCGCGACCGATCCGGCGCTCGAGCCGAAAGTGCGTGCAGCGATCAAGCGTTTGCGCGGCGCAGCACAAATGCATGTCACGTCCGCCGCCGGCACCGATCTGCGCATCGGTCTTCGCGATGCCCGCGTGGGCGGAGTCTGGGGCTGG includes:
- a CDS encoding MarR family winged helix-turn-helix transcriptional regulator, with amino-acid sequence MSAAGAPFVDDYLAYLLARASTLVSDEFHREVAAAGLGVSEWRVLATLSDGRARTINQLADIVLAKQPTLTKVVDRLEAAGDVVRGESATDRRQSLVSLTDAGRERVAPLLASARRHEAGVLARFGADQSALLKETLRRLIDEMAQGTQSPR
- a CDS encoding flavin reductase family protein — translated: MNAKRAAVPDFDSAAFRHALGQFATGVTVITTRADDGSLIGITASSFNSVSLTPPLILWSLATRAGSMPVFRENSHYAVNVLAADQLDVCKRFATMKGDRFAGVPYTLSASGTPVLEGALAWFECHNRSRYDEGDHVIFVGEVERCGVHANVSERMPLIFHAGGFHKPQSLG
- a CDS encoding peptidase M29, whose protein sequence is MLIERIEHKWIDVFAETLRRCDIRPGDVVAIVAETQSRPVNVELAQLAAESLGAKPFRLIVPSPRVSAPVPVRSTGASDALGQLAPVVAALKSATLVVDCTVEGLLHAPELPEILGGGARVLMVSNEHPEILERCATDPALEPKVRAAIKRLRGAAQMHVTSAAGTDLRIGLRDARVGGVWGWCAKPGQVAHWPGGLALAFPAAHSVNGRLVLAPGDINLTFKQYLRDRIELTVEDDYVVAIDGEGVDVELMRDYFAAWGDREAYAVSHVGFGMNPRARWDALACYDKRDCNGTEQRAFAGNFLYSTGANEVAGRHTLGHFDLPLRRCTIALDGDVVVRDGQLQGEFAS